In Streptomyces sp. NBC_00306, a single genomic region encodes these proteins:
- the gltB gene encoding glutamate synthase large subunit, whose protein sequence is MRSDAWSPMDGRPAPQGMYDPRNEHDACGVGFVATLTGVASHELVEQALTVLRNLEHRGATGSEPDSGDGAGILLQVPDAFLREVSGFELPEAGSYAVGIAFLPADDDAQAVSRIETIAAEEGLKVLGWRDVPVTPDLLGNGARATMPAFRQLFVADAAEGEGACTGIALDRKAFVLRKRAEREAGVYFPSLSARTIVYKGMLTTGQLEPFFPDLSDRRLATAVALVHSRFSTNTFPSWPLAHPYRFVAHNGEINTVKGNRNWMRARESQLASDLFGAEQLDRIFPVCTPDASDSASFDEVLELLHLGGRSLPHSVLMMVPEAWENHDSMDPARRAFYQYHSTMMEPWDGPACVTFTDGTQVGAVLDRNGLRPGRYWVTDDGLVVLSSEVGVLDIDPAKVVRKGRLQPGRMFLVDTAEHRIIEDDEIKAGLAAELPYQEWLEAGEIELEDLPEREHIVHTHASVTRRQQTFGYTEEELRIILAPMARTGGEPLGSMGTDSPIAALSERPRLLFDYFTQLFAQVTNPPLDAIREELVTSLRSSLGPAGNLLEPTAASCRSVTLPFPVIDNDELAKLIHINADGDMPGMKAATLSGLYRVSGGGDALAARIEDICAETDAAIEDGARLIVLSDRHSDAEHAPIPSLLLTSAVHHHLIRTKQRTQVGLLVEAGDVREVHHIALLIGYGAAAVNPYLAMESVEDIVRAGTFIEGLEPEQAIRNLIYALGKGVLKVMSKMGISTVASYRGAQVFEAVGLDEAFVEKYFNGTATKIGGAGLDIVAKEVAARHAKAYPASGISASHRALDIGGEYQWRREGEPHLFDPETVFRLQHSTRNRRYDIFKKYTDRVNEQSERLMTLRGLFGFKSDRPSISIDEVEPVSEIVKRFSTGAMSYGSISREAHETLAIAMNQLGGKSNTGEGGEDADRLYDPTRRSAIKQVASGRFGVTSEYLVNADDIQIKMAQGAKPGEGGQLPGHKVYPWVAKTRHSTPGVGLISPPPHHDIYSIEDLAQLIHDLKNANPQARIHVKLVSEVGVGTVAAGVSKAHADVVLISGHDGGTGASPLTSLKHAGGPWELGLAETQQTLLLNGLRDRIVVQTDGQLKTGRDVVIAALLGAEEFGFATAPLVVSGCIMMRVCHLDTCPVGIATQNPVLRERFSGKAEYVVNYFQFIAEEVREILAEMGFRSVEEAVGHAELLDTERAVNHWKAQGLDLAPLFHVPELPDGAVRHALITQDHGLEKALDNELIKLAADALNADSAEAAQPVRAQVAIRNINRTVGTMLGHEVTRKFGGAGLPDDTIDITFTGSAGQSFGAFVPRGVTLRLEGDANDYVGKGLSGGRVVVRPDRGADHLAEYSTIAGNTIAYGATGGELFLRGRTGERFCVRNSGATVVSEGVGDHGCEYMTGGHAVVLGETGRNFAAGMSGGIAYVIDLDPDNVNSGNLEAVEPLSDTDKEWLHDVVRRHQEETASTVAEKLLADWSANVDRFSKIIPTTYKAVLAAKDAAELAGLSEQETTEKMMEAAING, encoded by the coding sequence ATGCGTTCCGACGCCTGGTCGCCCATGGACGGTCGCCCCGCCCCCCAGGGGATGTACGACCCCCGTAACGAACACGACGCGTGCGGCGTCGGGTTCGTGGCCACCCTCACCGGTGTGGCCAGCCATGAGCTGGTGGAGCAGGCGCTGACCGTACTGCGCAACCTCGAGCACCGTGGTGCCACCGGCTCCGAGCCCGACTCGGGTGACGGTGCGGGCATCCTGCTCCAGGTTCCCGATGCCTTCCTGCGTGAGGTCAGCGGATTCGAACTCCCCGAAGCGGGTTCGTACGCCGTCGGTATCGCCTTCCTCCCGGCCGATGATGACGCCCAGGCCGTCTCACGTATCGAGACGATCGCCGCCGAAGAGGGTCTGAAGGTCCTCGGCTGGCGTGACGTCCCGGTCACCCCGGATCTGCTCGGCAACGGCGCCCGCGCCACCATGCCCGCCTTCCGGCAGCTCTTCGTCGCCGACGCGGCCGAGGGCGAGGGTGCCTGCACGGGCATCGCGCTGGACCGCAAGGCCTTCGTCCTGCGCAAGCGCGCCGAGCGCGAGGCCGGCGTCTACTTCCCGTCGCTCTCCGCGCGCACGATCGTCTACAAGGGCATGCTGACCACAGGCCAGCTGGAACCTTTCTTCCCGGACCTGTCCGACCGGCGCCTCGCCACGGCCGTCGCGCTCGTCCACTCGCGGTTCTCCACGAACACCTTCCCGAGCTGGCCGCTCGCCCACCCGTACCGCTTCGTCGCGCACAACGGCGAGATCAACACGGTCAAGGGCAACCGCAACTGGATGCGTGCCCGTGAGTCCCAGCTCGCGAGCGACCTCTTCGGCGCCGAGCAGCTGGACCGGATCTTCCCCGTCTGCACCCCGGACGCCTCCGACTCCGCGTCCTTCGACGAGGTGCTGGAGCTGCTCCACCTCGGCGGGCGGTCGCTGCCGCACTCCGTGCTGATGATGGTCCCCGAGGCGTGGGAGAACCACGACTCCATGGACCCCGCCCGGCGCGCGTTCTACCAGTACCACTCCACGATGATGGAGCCCTGGGACGGACCCGCCTGCGTCACCTTCACCGACGGCACCCAGGTCGGCGCCGTGCTCGACCGCAACGGTCTGCGCCCCGGCCGCTACTGGGTGACGGACGACGGACTCGTCGTCCTCTCCTCCGAGGTCGGCGTCCTCGACATCGATCCTGCGAAGGTCGTCCGCAAGGGCCGCCTCCAGCCCGGCCGGATGTTCCTCGTCGACACCGCCGAGCACCGCATCATCGAGGACGACGAGATCAAGGCCGGTCTCGCCGCCGAGCTGCCGTACCAGGAGTGGCTGGAGGCCGGTGAGATCGAGCTCGAGGACCTCCCCGAGCGCGAGCACATCGTCCACACCCACGCCTCGGTCACCCGCCGCCAGCAGACCTTCGGCTACACCGAGGAAGAGCTGCGCATCATCCTCGCGCCCATGGCCAGGACGGGCGGCGAGCCGCTCGGCTCCATGGGTACGGACTCGCCGATCGCGGCCCTGTCCGAGCGCCCCCGGCTGCTCTTCGACTACTTCACCCAGCTGTTCGCGCAGGTCACCAACCCGCCGCTGGACGCCATCCGCGAGGAGCTCGTCACCTCGCTGCGCTCCTCGCTGGGCCCGGCCGGCAACCTGCTGGAGCCGACCGCCGCGTCCTGTCGCAGCGTCACGCTGCCCTTCCCGGTGATCGACAACGACGAGCTGGCCAAGCTCATCCACATCAATGCCGACGGCGACATGCCCGGCATGAAGGCGGCCACGCTCTCCGGCCTCTACCGCGTCAGCGGCGGCGGCGACGCCCTCGCGGCCCGGATCGAGGACATCTGCGCCGAGACCGACGCCGCCATCGAGGACGGCGCCCGTCTGATCGTCCTGTCCGACCGGCACTCGGACGCCGAGCACGCGCCCATCCCGTCGCTGCTGCTCACCTCCGCCGTGCACCACCACCTCATCCGTACCAAGCAGCGCACCCAGGTGGGACTGCTGGTCGAGGCCGGTGACGTGCGCGAGGTGCACCACATCGCGCTGCTGATCGGCTACGGCGCGGCAGCCGTCAACCCCTACCTGGCGATGGAGTCGGTCGAGGACATCGTCCGGGCCGGCACCTTCATCGAGGGCCTGGAGCCCGAGCAGGCCATCCGCAACCTCATCTACGCCCTCGGCAAGGGCGTGCTCAAGGTGATGTCCAAGATGGGCATCTCGACCGTCGCCTCCTACCGCGGTGCCCAGGTCTTCGAGGCCGTCGGCCTGGACGAGGCGTTCGTCGAGAAGTACTTCAACGGCACCGCCACCAAGATCGGCGGAGCGGGTCTCGACATCGTCGCCAAGGAGGTCGCCGCCCGGCACGCCAAGGCGTACCCGGCCTCCGGCATCTCCGCCTCGCACCGTGCGCTGGACATAGGCGGTGAGTACCAGTGGCGCCGTGAGGGCGAGCCGCACCTCTTCGACCCGGAGACGGTGTTCCGGCTCCAGCACTCCACGCGCAACCGCCGCTACGACATCTTCAAGAAGTACACGGACCGGGTGAACGAGCAGTCCGAGCGGCTCATGACGCTGCGCGGCCTGTTCGGCTTCAAGTCCGACCGGCCGTCGATCTCCATCGACGAGGTCGAGCCGGTCAGCGAGATCGTGAAGCGGTTCTCCACCGGCGCGATGTCCTACGGCTCCATCTCGCGCGAGGCGCACGAGACCCTCGCCATCGCCATGAACCAGCTCGGCGGCAAGTCCAACACCGGTGAGGGCGGCGAGGACGCCGACCGGCTGTACGACCCCACCCGCCGGTCCGCCATCAAGCAGGTCGCCTCCGGCCGCTTCGGTGTCACCAGCGAGTACCTGGTCAACGCCGACGACATCCAGATCAAGATGGCGCAGGGCGCCAAGCCCGGCGAGGGCGGCCAGCTGCCCGGCCACAAGGTCTACCCCTGGGTCGCCAAGACCCGGCACTCGACCCCGGGCGTCGGTCTGATCTCCCCGCCGCCGCACCACGACATCTACTCGATCGAGGACCTGGCCCAGCTGATCCACGACCTGAAGAACGCGAACCCGCAGGCGCGGATTCACGTGAAGCTGGTCTCCGAGGTCGGTGTCGGCACGGTCGCCGCGGGTGTCTCCAAGGCCCACGCGGACGTCGTGCTCATCTCCGGCCACGACGGCGGCACCGGTGCCTCCCCGCTGACCTCGCTCAAGCACGCGGGCGGCCCCTGGGAGCTCGGTCTCGCCGAGACCCAGCAGACGCTGCTGCTCAACGGGCTGCGCGACCGTATCGTCGTGCAGACCGACGGCCAGCTGAAGACCGGCCGTGACGTCGTCATCGCCGCGCTGCTGGGCGCCGAGGAGTTCGGTTTCGCGACCGCGCCGCTCGTCGTCTCCGGCTGCATCATGATGCGGGTCTGCCACCTCGACACCTGCCCGGTCGGTATCGCCACCCAGAACCCGGTGCTGCGGGAGCGCTTCTCCGGCAAGGCCGAGTACGTCGTCAACTACTTCCAGTTCATCGCCGAAGAGGTGCGCGAGATCCTCGCGGAGATGGGCTTCCGCTCCGTCGAGGAGGCCGTCGGCCACGCCGAACTCCTCGACACCGAGCGCGCCGTGAACCACTGGAAGGCACAGGGCCTGGACCTCGCACCCCTGTTCCACGTGCCCGAGCTGCCGGACGGCGCGGTGCGCCACGCGCTGATCACCCAGGACCACGGTCTGGAGAAGGCGCTCGACAACGAGCTGATCAAGCTCGCCGCCGACGCGCTGAACGCCGATTCGGCAGAGGCCGCCCAGCCGGTCCGCGCACAGGTCGCCATCCGCAACATCAACCGGACCGTGGGCACGATGCTCGGCCACGAGGTGACGCGGAAGTTCGGCGGCGCGGGCCTGCCCGACGACACCATCGACATCACCTTCACCGGCTCGGCCGGCCAGTCCTTCGGCGCGTTCGTCCCGCGCGGCGTCACGCTGCGGCTGGAGGGCGACGCCAACGACTACGTGGGCAAGGGCCTCTCCGGCGGCCGCGTCGTCGTCCGCCCGGACCGGGGCGCCGACCACCTGGCCGAGTACTCGACCATCGCGGGCAACACCATCGCCTACGGCGCGACCGGCGGCGAGCTGTTCCTGCGCGGCCGCACCGGCGAGCGGTTCTGCGTCCGCAACTCCGGCGCCACGGTCGTCTCGGAGGGCGTGGGCGACCACGGCTGCGAGTACATGACCGGTGGCCACGCGGTGGTGCTCGGCGAGACCGGGCGCAACTTCGCGGCCGGCATGTCGGGCGGTATCGCGTACGTGATCGACCTCGACCCGGACAACGTCAACTCCGGGAACCTCGAGGCGGTCGAGCCGCTGTCGGACACGGACAAGGAGTGGCTGCACGACGTCGTGCGCCGCCACCAGGAGGAGACGGCCTCCACCGTCGCCGAGAAGCTTCTCGCCGACTGGTCCGCGAACGTGGACCGGTTCAGCAAGATCATCCCGACCACCTACAAGGCAGTGCTCGCCGCCAAGGACGCCGCTGAGCTCGCCGGTCTCTCCGAGCAGGAGACCACCGAGAAGATGATGGAGGCGGCGATCAATGGCTGA
- a CDS encoding glutamate synthase subunit beta, whose protein sequence is MADPKGFLTTGREVAETRPVAERVKDWNEVYVPGSLLPIISKQAGRCMDCGIPFCHNGCPLGNLIPEWNDYAYREDWSAASERLHATNNFPEFTGRLCPAPCESACVLGINQPAVTIKNVEVSIIDKAWDSGDVTPQPPERLSGKTVAVIGSGPAGLAAAQQLTRAGHTVAVYERADRIGGLLRYGIPEFKMEKVHINRRIEQMRAEGTKFRTEIEIGRDIDAAKLRRRYDAVVIAAGATVSRDLPVPGRELNGIHFAMEYLPLANKVQEGDFVAPPITAEGKHVVVIGGGDTGADCVGTAHRQGAASVTQLEIMPRPGEERSAGQPWPTFPMLYKVTSAHEEGGERVYSVSTTHFEGDEDGNVQFLHLAEVEFKDGKLEQKPGTERKIPAQLVTLAMGFTGTDQENGLVQQFGLELDERGNVARDADFATNVNGVYVAGDAGRGQSLIVWAIAEGRSAARGVDRFLGGASDLHAPIKPTDRSLMV, encoded by the coding sequence ATGGCTGACCCCAAGGGCTTCCTGACCACCGGGCGCGAGGTCGCCGAGACCCGCCCCGTGGCCGAGCGCGTCAAGGACTGGAACGAGGTCTACGTCCCCGGCTCCCTGCTGCCGATCATCAGCAAGCAGGCCGGCCGCTGCATGGACTGCGGCATCCCGTTCTGCCACAACGGCTGTCCGCTCGGGAACCTCATCCCCGAGTGGAACGACTACGCGTACCGCGAGGACTGGTCGGCCGCCTCCGAGCGGCTGCACGCGACCAACAACTTCCCGGAGTTCACCGGACGGCTGTGCCCGGCGCCCTGCGAGTCCGCCTGCGTGCTCGGTATCAACCAGCCCGCCGTCACCATCAAGAACGTCGAAGTCTCGATCATCGACAAGGCCTGGGACTCCGGCGACGTCACCCCGCAGCCGCCGGAGCGTCTGTCCGGCAAGACCGTCGCGGTCATCGGCTCAGGCCCGGCGGGCCTCGCCGCCGCCCAGCAGCTGACCCGCGCCGGCCACACGGTCGCCGTCTACGAGCGCGCGGACCGCATCGGGGGACTCCTCCGGTACGGCATCCCCGAGTTCAAGATGGAGAAGGTGCACATCAACCGCCGTATCGAGCAGATGCGCGCGGAGGGCACCAAGTTCCGCACCGAGATCGAGATCGGCCGGGACATCGACGCGGCGAAGCTGCGCCGGCGGTACGACGCCGTGGTCATCGCGGCCGGTGCCACCGTCTCCCGCGACCTGCCCGTGCCGGGCCGTGAGCTGAACGGCATCCACTTCGCCATGGAGTACCTGCCGCTCGCCAACAAGGTGCAGGAGGGCGACTTCGTCGCCCCGCCGATCACCGCCGAGGGCAAGCATGTCGTCGTCATCGGCGGCGGCGACACCGGTGCCGACTGCGTGGGCACCGCCCACCGCCAGGGCGCGGCCTCGGTCACCCAGCTGGAGATCATGCCCCGCCCGGGCGAGGAGCGCAGCGCCGGCCAGCCCTGGCCGACGTTCCCGATGCTCTACAAGGTCACCTCCGCGCACGAGGAGGGCGGCGAGCGGGTCTACTCCGTCTCCACCACCCACTTCGAGGGCGACGAGGACGGCAACGTCCAGTTCCTCCACCTCGCCGAGGTGGAGTTCAAGGACGGCAAGCTGGAGCAGAAGCCCGGCACCGAGCGGAAGATCCCGGCGCAGCTGGTCACCCTGGCCATGGGCTTCACCGGCACCGACCAGGAGAACGGTCTGGTCCAGCAGTTCGGGCTCGAACTGGACGAGCGCGGCAACGTCGCGCGCGACGCCGACTTCGCCACCAACGTCAACGGCGTGTACGTCGCCGGTGACGCGGGCCGCGGCCAGTCCCTGATCGTCTGGGCGATCGCCGAAGGCCGCTCGGCGGCCCGCGGTGTGGACCGCTTCCTCGGCGGGGCGAGCGACCTGCACGCCCCGATCAAGCCGACGGACCGCTCGCTGATGGTCTGA
- a CDS encoding VIT1/CCC1 transporter family protein, which yields MSIIENAATLHEAHRDNHTHRDVNGGWLRPAVFGAMDGLVSNLALMTGVAGGAVSQQTIVITGLAGLAAGAFSMAAGEYTSVASQRELVQAELDVERRELRKHPVDEMEELAALYVARGVQPALAREVAMQLSKDPEQALEIHAREELGIDPDDLPSPTVAAVSSFGSFALGALLPVLPYLLGATALWPAVLLALVGLFACGAVVSRVTARGWWFSGLRQLALGGAAAALTYGLGSLFGAAV from the coding sequence GTGTCCATCATCGAAAACGCCGCGACGCTGCACGAGGCGCATCGCGACAACCACACCCACCGTGATGTCAACGGCGGCTGGCTGCGCCCCGCGGTCTTCGGTGCGATGGACGGACTGGTCTCGAACCTCGCGCTGATGACCGGTGTCGCGGGCGGTGCCGTCTCGCAGCAGACCATCGTCATCACCGGGCTCGCCGGGCTGGCGGCGGGAGCGTTCTCGATGGCCGCCGGCGAGTACACCTCCGTCGCCTCCCAGCGCGAGCTCGTCCAGGCCGAGCTGGACGTCGAGCGGCGCGAACTGCGCAAGCACCCGGTGGACGAGATGGAGGAGCTGGCGGCGCTCTATGTCGCCCGTGGCGTCCAGCCCGCACTCGCCCGTGAGGTCGCGATGCAGCTGTCGAAGGACCCGGAGCAGGCGCTGGAGATCCACGCCCGCGAGGAACTCGGCATCGACCCGGACGATCTGCCGTCGCCGACGGTCGCCGCCGTCTCGTCCTTCGGATCGTTCGCGCTGGGTGCCCTGCTGCCGGTGCTGCCCTATCTGCTCGGCGCGACGGCGCTGTGGCCGGCGGTCCTGCTGGCGCTGGTGGGCCTCTTCGCCTGCGGCGCGGTCGTCTCCCGCGTGACGGCACGCGGCTGGTGGTTCAGCGGCCTGCGGCAGCTGGCGCTCGGCGGGGCCGCGGCGGCGCTCACCTACGGCCTGGGCTCGCTGTTCGGTGCCGCGGTCTAG
- a CDS encoding vWA domain-containing protein translates to MATASIPGPAISLRKVEEKAPALVSLYKSAGVSLRKHGLDGQRAAVYLVLDYSGSMKDYYKDGSVQALADRVLGLSANLDDDGRVPVVFFSTDIDAVTDIALENHHGRVDAIVAGLGHMGKTSYHLAMDAVIDHYIDSGSTAPALVVFQTDGGPISKHAAERYLCKAAKLPLFWQFIGFGNKRSSQFDFLHKLDELAVPAKRAVDNAGFFHAGLDPRTVPDSELYDRLVGEFPLWLAAARAQGIVR, encoded by the coding sequence ATGGCCACCGCCAGCATCCCCGGACCGGCCATCAGTCTCCGCAAGGTCGAGGAGAAGGCGCCCGCGCTCGTCAGCCTCTACAAGTCCGCCGGGGTCTCGCTGCGCAAGCACGGCCTGGACGGGCAGCGCGCCGCCGTCTATCTGGTGCTCGACTACTCCGGCTCCATGAAGGACTACTACAAGGACGGCAGCGTGCAGGCGCTGGCCGACCGGGTGCTGGGCCTGTCGGCGAACCTCGACGACGACGGCCGTGTCCCGGTCGTCTTCTTCTCCACCGACATCGACGCCGTCACCGACATAGCGCTGGAGAACCACCACGGCCGGGTCGACGCGATCGTCGCGGGCCTCGGGCACATGGGCAAGACCAGCTACCACCTGGCCATGGACGCCGTCATCGACCACTACATCGACAGCGGCTCGACGGCCCCCGCGCTCGTCGTCTTCCAGACCGACGGCGGTCCGATCAGCAAGCACGCGGCCGAGCGCTATCTGTGCAAGGCGGCGAAGCTGCCGCTGTTCTGGCAGTTCATCGGCTTCGGCAACAAGCGCAGCTCGCAGTTCGACTTCCTGCACAAGCTCGACGAACTCGCCGTTCCCGCCAAGCGGGCCGTGGACAACGCCGGCTTCTTCCACGCCGGCCTCGACCCGCGCACGGTCCCGGACTCCGAGCTGTACGACCGGCTGGTCGGCGAGTTCCCGCTGTGGCTGGCCGCCGCCCGCGCCCAGGGCATCGTGCGGTGA